Proteins encoded within one genomic window of Halodesulfurarchaeum formicicum:
- the trpA gene encoding tryptophan synthase subunit alpha, whose translation MSEESIRAAFEGGALVPYIVAGDPTPEATARYAEALVEGGADVLELGLPFSEPVADGPTIQAGIRRALDAGMTPQRFLDLVADLDVEVPVVAMTYYNMLYRYGDGDVREFVADAADAGLSGLIVPDLPVEESGELAAACAEHDLALVFIVAPTTTEQRLESIVDQATGFLYVQARLGTTGARTDVSDETTRSLARLPETEVPTAVGFGVSTQDQAREIVAGGADGVVAGSVFVDIVADGEAVPERLAETAAELAAGVAAGR comes from the coding sequence ATGAGTGAGGAATCGATCCGTGCGGCCTTCGAGGGCGGGGCCCTGGTGCCCTATATCGTCGCCGGGGATCCGACCCCGGAGGCGACGGCCCGATACGCCGAGGCACTGGTCGAGGGCGGGGCGGACGTGCTCGAACTCGGGTTGCCGTTCTCGGAACCCGTTGCTGACGGCCCGACTATCCAGGCCGGAATCAGACGGGCGCTTGATGCCGGCATGACACCCCAACGGTTCCTCGATCTGGTTGCGGACCTCGATGTCGAGGTGCCCGTGGTGGCGATGACCTACTACAACATGCTCTACCGGTACGGCGACGGCGACGTTCGTGAATTCGTCGCCGATGCCGCCGATGCGGGACTCTCCGGACTCATCGTCCCGGATCTTCCGGTCGAAGAGAGTGGGGAGCTAGCTGCTGCGTGTGCGGAACACGACCTCGCACTCGTGTTTATCGTGGCTCCGACCACCACCGAACAGCGGTTGGAATCCATCGTCGACCAAGCGACTGGCTTTCTCTACGTGCAGGCCCGGCTGGGCACGACCGGCGCGCGGACCGACGTGAGCGACGAGACGACCCGCTCGCTCGCCCGACTGCCCGAGACGGAGGTTCCGACGGCGGTCGGTTTCGGCGTGAGCACCCAGGATCAGGCCCGGGAGATCGTGGCCGGTGGGGCAGACGGGGTCGTCGCCGGGAGCGTCTTCGTGGACATCGTTGCGGACGGGGAGGCCGTTCCGGAACGGCTGGCGGAGACTGCCGCCGAGTTGGCCGCGGGCGTCGCGGCGGGCCGCTAA
- the trpB gene encoding tryptophan synthase subunit beta encodes MSQHRFGSYGGQYVPEVLMPAVQELESAYERYVLENEDGFMDEFRERLRDFGGRPTPLQRADRLSEEYDTEVYLKREDLLHGGAHKLNNALGQVLLAQYMGKDRIIAETGAGQHGTAVAMACAHLDIDCEIYMGRTDIRRQRPNVFRMVTHDATVNPVDEGSGTLKEAINATMRDWATNVEDTHYVIGSVVGPHPFPSMVRDFQAVISEEAREQAIETIGDLPGTVLACAGGGSNTMGSFQHFRSDPVELIAAEAGGESLTVNESEEYAPHSASLATGTDGVLHGAHTRLLQTETGQIVESHSVSAGLDYAGVGPELAHMVETGRVEPVSVGDEAALRAFHHLSRAEGIIPALESSHALAALEERDFADPVIVTVSGRGDKDLDTVIEESDRRDLDAAPDMEVFSHE; translated from the coding sequence ATGAGCCAGCACCGCTTTGGCTCGTATGGTGGCCAGTACGTCCCCGAGGTACTGATGCCGGCCGTCCAGGAACTGGAATCGGCCTACGAACGCTACGTCCTGGAGAACGAGGACGGGTTCATGGACGAGTTCCGCGAGCGCCTGCGGGACTTCGGCGGTCGGCCGACCCCGCTCCAGCGGGCCGACCGGCTCAGCGAGGAGTACGACACCGAGGTGTACCTCAAGCGCGAGGACCTCCTGCACGGCGGGGCCCACAAACTCAACAACGCCCTCGGGCAGGTGCTTCTGGCCCAGTACATGGGCAAAGACCGGATCATCGCCGAGACGGGGGCGGGCCAGCACGGCACCGCCGTGGCGATGGCCTGTGCACACCTGGACATCGACTGTGAGATCTACATGGGCCGGACCGACATCCGCCGCCAGCGGCCCAACGTCTTCCGGATGGTGACCCACGACGCGACGGTCAATCCCGTCGACGAGGGCTCGGGCACGCTCAAGGAGGCCATCAACGCCACCATGCGTGACTGGGCGACGAACGTCGAGGATACCCACTACGTGATCGGCTCCGTGGTGGGGCCCCACCCGTTCCCGAGCATGGTTCGGGATTTCCAGGCTGTCATCTCCGAGGAGGCCCGCGAACAGGCCATCGAAACCATCGGCGACCTTCCGGGCACCGTGTTGGCCTGTGCTGGGGGCGGCTCGAACACGATGGGCTCCTTCCAGCACTTCCGGTCTGACCCGGTCGAGTTGATCGCGGCCGAAGCGGGCGGGGAGTCTCTCACGGTCAACGAATCCGAGGAGTACGCCCCCCACTCGGCCTCGCTCGCCACGGGGACCGACGGCGTCCTCCATGGCGCACACACCCGGCTCCTCCAGACCGAGACGGGCCAGATCGTCGAGTCACACAGCGTGAGTGCCGGCCTGGATTACGCCGGGGTCGGTCCGGAACTGGCACACATGGTCGAAACCGGTCGTGTGGAACCAGTCTCGGTCGGCGACGAGGCGGCCCTTCGGGCCTTCCATCACCTCTCCCGGGCCGAGGGGATCATCCCGGCCCTGGAGAGCAGCCACGCCCTGGCGGCGCTCGAAGAACGGGACTTCGCCGACCCGGTCATCGTGACCGTCTCGGGCCGGGGCGACAAAGACCTGGATACCGTGATCGAGGAGTCGGATCGGCGGGATCTCGACGCCGCGCCGGATATGGAGGTGTTCTCCCATGAGTGA
- the trpC gene encoding indole-3-glycerol phosphate synthase — MGTTKQPDEGLAPAVRDLLAAASERSRGDKPVSVEARSLSGAFERAEADGRTPLIAEVKPTSPTTSGERDVDPVAAAESMVAGGASAISVLTEPDHFGGSVEALQAVREAVSVPVLRKDFLLREAQLDAVAADAVLLIARFLDDLEGMIEAARDRGMTPLVETHTRDEIETALAAGAEVIGVNNRDLATLTVDRSTVDRLAPAVPDSATLVAESGIETAAHRDRMRKAGADGMLVGSAIMDGDIEANTRRLVAR; from the coding sequence ATGGGTACTACAAAGCAGCCCGACGAGGGGCTCGCGCCGGCGGTTCGCGACCTCCTCGCGGCCGCGTCTGAGCGCTCTCGTGGCGACAAACCGGTTTCGGTCGAGGCTCGCTCGCTGTCTGGGGCCTTCGAACGGGCCGAAGCCGACGGGCGAACGCCGCTGATCGCTGAAGTGAAGCCGACCAGCCCGACCACGAGCGGCGAGCGAGACGTCGATCCGGTCGCGGCGGCCGAATCGATGGTCGCCGGCGGGGCCAGCGCCATCTCGGTGCTCACCGAACCCGACCACTTCGGCGGGTCGGTCGAAGCGCTCCAGGCAGTGCGGGAGGCGGTTTCGGTGCCAGTCCTCCGGAAGGACTTCCTCCTCCGGGAGGCCCAACTCGACGCGGTGGCCGCCGACGCGGTGTTGCTGATCGCCCGGTTTCTGGATGACCTGGAGGGAATGATCGAGGCGGCCCGCGACCGTGGGATGACTCCGCTGGTCGAGACTCACACCCGGGACGAAATCGAGACGGCTCTGGCGGCCGGTGCCGAGGTGATCGGCGTGAATAACCGCGATCTCGCCACCCTGACCGTCGATCGCTCGACCGTCGACCGGCTGGCACCGGCAGTGCCGGATTCGGCGACGCTCGTCGCCGAGAGCGGGATCGAGACAGCAGCGCACCGCGACCGGATGCGCAAAGCAGGAGCCGACGGCATGCTCGTGGGGTCGGCGATCATGGACGGGGACATCGAGGCGAACACACGGAGGCTGGTCGCCCGATGA
- a CDS encoding MGMT family protein: MPGAGIYARKVASLDRFVQIGVANRRVISLSVPETPDPSAKADHEILDWIEGYLDGEYTDVTEIDVGLTVPTDQRAVLERVREIPYGEQFPLDRLVAHTPGLDPAEEADLETARTALAENPVPILIPDHRVTDSDGNAPPAIRRTLRRIEGLD; this comes from the coding sequence ATGCCAGGTGCTGGGATCTACGCCAGGAAGGTGGCGTCCCTCGATCGGTTCGTTCAGATCGGCGTGGCGAACCGGCGGGTAATCTCCCTGTCCGTCCCCGAGACGCCGGACCCGAGTGCCAAAGCGGACCACGAAATTCTAGACTGGATCGAGGGATACCTCGACGGCGAGTACACGGACGTGACCGAAATCGACGTGGGATTGACGGTGCCGACTGACCAGCGGGCCGTCCTCGAACGTGTGCGAGAGATCCCCTACGGTGAGCAGTTCCCGCTCGACCGACTGGTCGCACACACGCCGGGCCTCGACCCGGCCGAGGAGGCCGACCTGGAGACCGCCAGAACGGCGCTCGCCGAAAATCCGGTCCCGATTTTGATTCCGGACCACCGCGTCACCGACTCGGACGGCAACGCTCCGCCGGCTATCAGGCGAACCCTTCGCCGGATCGAGGGCCTGGACTGA
- a CDS encoding CPBP family intramembrane glutamic endopeptidase has translation MASPAWTTFAVSAVLLTAVVVVLARRSARLLATPDRPIEGGRLALYANLVVTQTLLVGAVWLLLVWTGAPVSTLGVTDRPTILALVGLTVALVALNEGASKLAVDTDNPLRALLTPERSLEWVVLAGVVLPVIAISEEVLFRGVLIGGLAAGTGIHPAVLIVGSSLGFGLAHTAQGQVGMLVASMLGVGLGVAFWLGGSLWLVILVHYLVDLVEFLRHAKVSPGPRSGEGFA, from the coding sequence ATGGCGAGCCCGGCCTGGACCACGTTTGCCGTGTCTGCAGTCCTTCTCACAGCCGTCGTAGTCGTCCTCGCGCGCCGCTCGGCCCGACTTCTCGCTACACCGGACCGTCCGATCGAGGGCGGGCGATTGGCGCTTTACGCGAACCTCGTGGTGACACAGACACTCCTCGTCGGGGCGGTCTGGCTCCTGCTCGTCTGGACGGGCGCCCCGGTCTCGACACTTGGTGTGACCGACCGCCCGACAATCCTCGCCCTCGTGGGACTAACCGTCGCGCTCGTGGCGCTCAACGAAGGGGCGTCGAAACTCGCCGTGGACACCGACAACCCGCTGCGAGCCCTTCTCACTCCGGAACGGTCCCTGGAGTGGGTCGTCCTCGCCGGGGTCGTGCTCCCGGTCATCGCGATCAGCGAGGAGGTGCTGTTTCGTGGGGTGTTGATCGGCGGGCTGGCGGCGGGGACGGGCATTCACCCGGCAGTTTTGATCGTCGGCTCCAGTCTCGGCTTCGGGCTGGCCCACACGGCCCAGGGCCAAGTGGGGATGTTGGTCGCTTCGATGCTTGGGGTCGGACTTGGCGTGGCCTTCTGGCTCGGCGGGAGTCTCTGGCTCGTGATCCTCGTCCATTACCTGGTCGATCTCGTGGAGTTTCTCCGGCACGCGAAAGTCAGTCCAGGCCCTCGATCCGGCGAAGGGTTCGCCTGA
- the lonB gene encoding ATP-dependent protease LonB, with translation MSNDPTSDPPRDDAPIRKREDRPSGEDTPAEGDSVPLSEDLGSEVDVEGDLTIDEDAAEDDLLGGLRIDSTADIEVPERLVDQVIGQEEAREIVKRAAKQHRHVMMIGSPGTGKSMLAKAMSRLLPQESLQDVLVYHNPDDSNEPRVRTVPAGKGDQIVEAHQEEAQKRKQMRSFLMWIVIAIIVGYAILIAGQVLLGLLAAGVIYFAFRYTNRGTDAMVPKLLVNNGERSIAPFEDATGAHAGALLGDVRHDPFQSGGMETPSHERVEAGSIQKAHKGVLFIDEINTLDIRSQQKLMTAIQEGEFSITGQSERSSGAMVQTEPVPCDFIMVAAGNMDAMENMHPALRDRLKGYGYEVYMEDSIDETPTTRRQYARFVAQEVEKDGRLPHFQPDAVREIILEAKRRSGRKGQLTLKLRDLGGLVRVAGDIAKAENAEFVEREHVLEAKKRSRSIEQQFADDYIERRKDYELKVNEGSAVGRVNGLAVMGGDSGIVLPVMAEVTPRQGEGGEVIATGQLKEMAMEAVQNVSAIIKKFSDEDISEKDIHVQFIQTQGVEGDSASITVATAVISALENIPIEQDLAMTGSLSVRGDVLPVGGVTHKIEAAAKAGYDRVIIPKANEQDVMIEEEYEEMIEIIPVSHISEVLDVALAGEPEKDSLVDRLKSITGQALEATEGTTATGANPSPQ, from the coding sequence ATGAGCAACGATCCTACGAGCGATCCCCCCCGCGACGACGCCCCGATCCGGAAGCGGGAGGACCGTCCGTCCGGTGAGGACACGCCGGCGGAGGGCGATTCGGTCCCGCTTTCGGAGGACCTCGGGAGCGAAGTCGACGTCGAAGGGGACCTCACGATCGACGAGGACGCCGCGGAGGACGACCTCCTCGGTGGCCTGCGAATCGACTCGACGGCCGACATCGAGGTGCCTGAACGGCTCGTCGATCAGGTCATCGGGCAGGAAGAGGCCCGGGAGATCGTCAAACGGGCCGCCAAACAGCACCGTCACGTGATGATGATCGGCTCCCCCGGGACCGGGAAGTCGATGCTCGCGAAGGCGATGAGCCGCCTGCTCCCCCAGGAGAGCCTGCAGGACGTTCTGGTCTATCACAATCCTGATGACTCCAACGAACCGCGGGTCAGGACCGTGCCCGCGGGCAAGGGCGATCAGATCGTCGAGGCCCACCAGGAGGAGGCCCAGAAGCGCAAGCAGATGCGCTCGTTTTTGATGTGGATCGTCATCGCGATCATCGTCGGGTACGCCATCCTGATCGCCGGCCAGGTCCTGCTGGGTCTGCTGGCCGCCGGTGTCATCTACTTCGCCTTCCGGTACACGAACCGAGGCACCGACGCGATGGTTCCAAAGCTGCTGGTCAATAACGGCGAGCGGTCGATCGCGCCCTTCGAGGACGCCACGGGCGCCCACGCCGGGGCCCTGCTGGGCGACGTCCGCCACGACCCGTTCCAGTCCGGGGGCATGGAGACCCCGAGCCACGAGCGCGTCGAGGCGGGCTCCATCCAGAAAGCCCACAAGGGCGTGCTGTTCATCGACGAGATCAACACCCTGGACATCCGGTCCCAGCAGAAGCTGATGACCGCGATCCAGGAGGGCGAGTTCTCGATCACCGGCCAGTCCGAGCGCTCCTCGGGGGCCATGGTCCAGACCGAACCCGTGCCGTGTGACTTCATCATGGTCGCGGCGGGGAACATGGACGCGATGGAGAACATGCACCCGGCGCTTCGCGACCGTCTGAAGGGCTATGGCTATGAGGTCTACATGGAGGACTCCATCGACGAGACGCCCACCACCCGGCGGCAATACGCCCGCTTCGTGGCCCAGGAGGTCGAGAAAGACGGCCGGCTCCCACATTTCCAGCCCGATGCGGTCCGAGAGATCATCCTGGAGGCCAAACGCCGGTCCGGTCGGAAGGGTCAGTTGACCCTCAAACTTCGTGATCTGGGTGGTCTGGTCCGCGTGGCCGGGGACATCGCCAAGGCCGAGAACGCCGAGTTCGTGGAGCGCGAGCACGTCCTGGAGGCGAAAAAGCGCTCCCGCTCGATCGAACAGCAGTTCGCCGATGACTACATCGAGCGGCGCAAGGACTACGAACTCAAGGTCAACGAGGGCAGCGCGGTCGGCCGGGTCAACGGCCTGGCGGTCATGGGCGGTGACTCCGGGATCGTGCTCCCCGTCATGGCCGAGGTCACGCCTCGGCAGGGTGAGGGCGGCGAAGTCATCGCCACCGGCCAACTCAAGGAGATGGCGATGGAAGCCGTGCAGAACGTCTCCGCGATCATCAAGAAGTTCTCCGACGAGGACATCTCCGAGAAGGACATCCACGTGCAGTTCATCCAGACTCAGGGTGTGGAGGGCGATTCGGCCTCCATCACCGTCGCGACGGCGGTCATCTCGGCCCTGGAGAACATCCCGATCGAGCAGGACCTCGCGATGACCGGATCGCTCTCGGTCCGTGGGGATGTCCTCCCGGTCGGCGGCGTGACTCACAAGATCGAGGCCGCCGCGAAAGCCGGCTACGATCGGGTCATCATTCCCAAGGCCAACGAGCAGGACGTGATGATCGAGGAGGAGTACGAGGAGATGATCGAGATCATCCCCGTCTCCCACATCAGCGAAGTGCTCGACGTGGCCCTGGCCGGCGAACCCGAGAAGGACTCGCTGGTCGATCGGCTGAAGTCGATCACCGGGCAGGCCCTGGAAGCCACCGAGGGAACCACGGCGACCGGGGCCAACCCCTCCCCGCAGTAG
- a CDS encoding nicotinamide-nucleotide adenylyltransferase, translating into MTRGFYIGRFQPYHRGHHRVIEQIAAEVDELVVGIGSADQSHTLDNPFTAGERMVMITKCLADLDLVTYVVPIEDINRNSVWVSHVQAMSPTFDVAYSNNPLVIRLFEESNIDVHQSPMFEREQLEGTTIRDRMRQDEDWRELLPDPVVATIEEINGITRIQHVADTDKSGRADPE; encoded by the coding sequence ATGACACGGGGGTTTTACATCGGCCGTTTCCAGCCCTATCACCGCGGCCATCACCGCGTGATCGAGCAGATCGCGGCGGAGGTCGATGAACTGGTCGTCGGTATCGGGAGCGCAGATCAGAGCCACACCCTCGATAACCCCTTCACGGCCGGGGAGCGCATGGTGATGATCACGAAGTGTCTGGCCGACCTGGATCTGGTAACCTACGTGGTACCCATCGAGGACATCAACCGCAACTCGGTCTGGGTCAGTCACGTCCAGGCGATGAGCCCGACCTTCGACGTGGCCTACTCGAACAACCCACTGGTGATCCGGCTCTTCGAGGAGTCGAACATCGACGTCCACCAGTCCCCCATGTTCGAACGCGAGCAACTGGAGGGAACCACGATTCGTGACCGCATGCGTCAGGACGAGGACTGGCGTGAACTGCTCCCGGACCCGGTGGTGGCGACGATCGAGGAGATTAACGGCATCACCCGCATCCAGCACGTCGCGGACACGGACAAGAGCGGGCGGGCCGATCCGGAATGA
- a CDS encoding SAM hydrolase/SAM-dependent halogenase family protein — MITLASDFGSPYPAAMKGVILSRTDTRLVDVAHDLPRQDPRAGAFWLREVLPYFPPAVHLVVVDPGVGTDRRVLIVEAGDHRLVGPDNGILVPVAERLAADPTYYAGSATDPESTTFHGRDVFAPLAAEIQDLGLESTVEREGFAPIEDVTRIEFPTATIEGAEAIGEVLVVDDFGNTITNIPGSFLDEYAQDSILVDGRQTPVARTYAEVPPTESVATVGSHGNVELAVNRGRGDRVFGLEPGDPVYLAPVENATD, encoded by the coding sequence ATGATCACCCTCGCCTCGGATTTCGGCTCGCCGTACCCGGCCGCGATGAAGGGCGTGATCCTCTCACGGACCGACACCCGCCTCGTGGATGTGGCTCACGACCTGCCGCGACAGGACCCCCGGGCGGGCGCGTTCTGGCTCCGTGAGGTGCTTCCGTACTTCCCGCCGGCCGTTCACCTGGTCGTGGTCGATCCGGGCGTGGGGACCGACCGCCGCGTGCTGATCGTCGAGGCCGGCGATCACCGCCTGGTCGGCCCTGACAACGGGATACTGGTGCCGGTCGCAGAGCGCCTGGCCGCGGACCCGACCTATTATGCTGGCTCGGCGACCGATCCGGAAAGCACGACCTTCCACGGGCGGGACGTGTTCGCCCCGCTGGCGGCCGAAATCCAGGATTTGGGGCTCGAATCGACCGTCGAGCGCGAGGGATTCGCGCCGATCGAGGACGTGACCCGGATCGAGTTCCCCACGGCCACGATCGAAGGGGCAGAAGCGATCGGTGAAGTGCTGGTCGTCGACGATTTTGGCAACACGATCACGAACATTCCGGGCTCGTTTCTCGATGAGTATGCACAGGACTCGATCCTCGTCGACGGCCGGCAGACCCCAGTCGCCAGAACCTACGCCGAGGTGCCCCCGACCGAGAGCGTGGCAACCGTCGGCAGTCATGGCAACGTGGAACTCGCGGTGAACCGAGGCCGGGGCGACCGGGTCTTCGGCCTCGAACCCGGCGATCCGGTCTATCTCGCTCCGGTGGAGAACGCCACTGACTAA
- a CDS encoding amidohydrolase family protein yields MLELEHGFQAVDVNARLDPGPGQPIRGKTIDAEGLERELHQAGIAQAVVAPGPVDDERGYLRANNAIARQAVERPFLAVARLDGPRAGTGTVTARLKNTVASPEDEHTTAEDVEQYAYDDRFFGFKLDPGRDGLPTPAVLDALEDVGLPVLVEGGTAFPPERVDEHLLGRSMPVVLAHFGGYPADRGLMTEAIDLLDRRDSLYLDTSAVRFRDLLERAIMEHPDRVLFGSHSPTVHPDVAVMEVLTLDVPENSMARVFTKNPVRVIPELEPA; encoded by the coding sequence ATGCTCGAGTTGGAACACGGGTTCCAGGCCGTCGACGTGAACGCCCGCCTGGACCCGGGGCCGGGCCAGCCGATCCGGGGGAAGACCATCGACGCCGAAGGGCTCGAACGGGAACTCCACCAGGCGGGGATCGCCCAGGCGGTCGTCGCTCCCGGGCCGGTCGACGACGAACGTGGCTACCTCCGGGCGAACAACGCCATCGCCCGGCAGGCCGTCGAGCGCCCCTTCCTCGCCGTCGCTAGACTCGACGGACCGCGTGCGGGGACCGGCACTGTTACCGCGCGGCTCAAGAACACCGTCGCCAGCCCCGAAGACGAGCACACCACCGCGGAAGACGTCGAACAGTACGCCTACGATGATCGATTCTTCGGGTTCAAGCTCGATCCGGGGCGGGACGGACTCCCGACACCAGCGGTCCTGGATGCCCTGGAGGACGTGGGGCTGCCGGTCCTCGTCGAGGGCGGCACTGCGTTTCCGCCCGAGCGGGTCGACGAACACCTTCTCGGTCGCTCGATGCCGGTCGTGTTGGCCCACTTCGGAGGCTATCCGGCCGACAGGGGACTGATGACCGAGGCGATCGACCTGCTCGATCGACGGGACTCCCTCTATCTGGACACCAGCGCGGTCCGGTTCCGGGACCTGCTCGAACGAGCGATCATGGAGCACCCGGACCGGGTCCTGTTCGGGAGCCACAGCCCGACGGTCCACCCTGACGTCGCGGTGATGGAGGTGCTGACCCTCGACGTTCCGGAGAACAGTATGGCCCGAGTATTCACGAAGAACCCGGTCCGGGTGATCCCCGAACTGGAGCCGGCTTAG
- a CDS encoding glycosyltransferase family 2 protein yields the protein MRLSVVVPTLNGRSELPATLSAIADHAPDAEVIVVNGPSADGTSGYLCGHETVDTFLELSDRNLNVARNAGIRAASGDAVAFLGQDTQIEAGWLRAVRAALGAGADAVTGPIHRQLGADVTTESLEETTLGDRTIRFFDGGNVVFDRAAIEALDGFDEYLRVDAARDLAHRLAAQDRSLTWKSGAAVLRTDPDPTAQADPIEADSKRRYRSRGYRLAKNYGLDWHSGLGLAGGLVRDGLRAGWAALRGEEKPSAWLGQGRDAMTAVIRGVQDGLAARYADRTLRRNPHGVSARYGRPVTRCEED from the coding sequence ATGCGACTCTCGGTGGTGGTCCCGACGCTCAACGGCCGGTCCGAGCTTCCGGCCACGCTTTCGGCCATCGCCGATCACGCCCCCGACGCGGAGGTTATCGTCGTCAACGGCCCCTCGGCCGACGGTACGTCCGGCTACCTCTGTGGGCACGAGACCGTCGATACGTTCCTCGAACTCTCCGACCGGAATCTGAACGTGGCCCGGAACGCCGGTATTCGGGCCGCGTCGGGCGACGCGGTGGCATTCCTCGGTCAGGACACCCAGATCGAGGCGGGCTGGCTTCGGGCCGTCCGAGCCGCACTTGGAGCGGGGGCCGACGCGGTCACCGGCCCGATCCACCGACAGCTCGGCGCTGATGTGACGACCGAATCGCTCGAAGAAACCACACTCGGCGATCGGACGATTCGCTTTTTCGACGGCGGAAACGTCGTCTTCGACCGGGCGGCCATCGAAGCCCTGGACGGCTTCGACGAGTATCTCAGGGTCGACGCTGCCCGGGACCTCGCCCACCGGCTCGCCGCGCAGGACCGCTCGTTGACCTGGAAGTCCGGGGCCGCGGTCCTCAGAACCGATCCGGATCCGACCGCACAGGCCGACCCCATCGAAGCGGATTCAAAGCGCCGGTACCGGTCTCGGGGGTATCGACTCGCGAAGAACTACGGGCTCGACTGGCATTCGGGATTAGGACTCGCAGGGGGGCTTGTGCGGGATGGGCTGAGGGCTGGCTGGGCCGCCCTTCGTGGCGAGGAGAAACCCTCGGCCTGGCTCGGCCAGGGTCGGGACGCGATGACCGCCGTGATCCGGGGGGTCCAGGACGGCCTGGCCGCCAGATACGCCGATCGAACCCTCCGCCGGAACCCCCACGGGGTCTCGGCCAGATACGGCCGGCCGGTAACACGCTGTGAGGAGGACTAA
- a CDS encoding class I SAM-dependent methyltransferase — MKGQEFYQADAVAEAYEDKRFSRGGRLIDRREKEAVLEALSPLQDRRILEIACGTGRFTVMLAERDADIVGLDISQAMLSQGREKAKRAGVTDRLDFMRGDAARLPFPDNHFDAVFAMRFFHLADTPQAFLTEMARVSKDLVFFDTFNARSARSVYNWALPMGSRLYEDSEVTELIAGADLELEAVTDDFVLPYGLYRKIPDWMADGLRDLDTAATDGSVGESLATVSYWTARHS; from the coding sequence GTGAAGGGACAGGAGTTCTACCAGGCCGACGCGGTCGCGGAGGCCTACGAGGACAAGCGCTTCTCGCGTGGCGGCCGCCTCATCGATCGGCGGGAGAAAGAGGCGGTACTCGAGGCCCTTTCGCCCCTGCAGGACCGGCGAATCCTCGAAATCGCCTGCGGGACCGGTCGGTTCACCGTCATGCTCGCGGAGCGAGACGCCGACATCGTCGGCCTGGACATCTCCCAGGCAATGCTCAGCCAGGGCCGCGAGAAGGCCAAGCGGGCGGGCGTGACCGATCGCCTGGATTTCATGCGTGGCGACGCCGCCCGGCTCCCTTTCCCCGACAATCACTTCGATGCCGTCTTCGCGATGCGATTTTTCCACCTCGCGGACACGCCACAGGCGTTTCTCACAGAGATGGCCCGCGTTTCGAAGGACCTGGTCTTCTTCGACACGTTCAACGCCCGCAGCGCCCGGAGTGTCTACAACTGGGCGCTTCCGATGGGCTCGCGGCTCTACGAGGACTCGGAGGTAACAGAGCTCATCGCGGGGGCCGACCTCGAACTCGAGGCCGTGACTGATGACTTCGTCCTCCCATACGGGCTTTACCGGAAGATCCCCGACTGGATGGCCGACGGCCTCCGGGATCTCGACACCGCAGCCACCGACGGTTCGGTGGGCGAATCCCTCGCGACCGTCTCCTACTGGACTGCACGGCACTCCTGA
- a CDS encoding MarR family transcriptional regulator yields the protein MSTSATSQSPIQANDEFRERLRELPPSAKLVAKVLETEEPLSQGQLAEESLLPDRTVRYALNRLSEAELVDSRYSFRDARKQVYYLDV from the coding sequence ATGAGTACGTCGGCCACCAGCCAATCCCCGATCCAGGCGAACGACGAGTTCCGGGAGCGGCTCCGTGAGCTCCCGCCGAGCGCGAAGTTGGTCGCAAAAGTTCTGGAAACCGAAGAGCCCCTCTCACAGGGCCAACTCGCCGAAGAGTCCCTGCTCCCGGACCGGACAGTCCGGTACGCGCTCAACCGGTTGAGCGAGGCAGAACTCGTGGATTCGCGGTACAGCTTCCGGGACGCCCGAAAGCAGGTCTACTACCTGGACGTCTGA